One region of Haloprofundus salilacus genomic DNA includes:
- a CDS encoding DUF5803 family protein: MNRRLVLASVAVVLLLATSGCLGFFGDNEIPEGRLDGNVSGEYEWNADADVHINISEQATYQAVYRFEGEELRLYRNDGLGSENPLYVEAVRYRYPNGSVINGTTLVARGGTIEERRDAVVVTPPADAPSDEAGQLAFTGQSSPKQFSLPTFVKGSYEIVLPEDRRLDVPILSGTTPNTDRRSEIDGRVHLYWDDVERDVISVQYYLQRDLYIFGGIVGISAIVALVGGLYYRRQIEKLRRQRQELGLDVDVSDDSDRGPPPGMR, encoded by the coding sequence ATGAACCGTCGACTCGTCCTCGCGTCCGTCGCCGTCGTCTTGCTTCTGGCCACATCGGGCTGTCTCGGCTTCTTCGGCGACAACGAGATTCCCGAGGGCCGCCTTGACGGGAACGTCTCCGGCGAGTACGAGTGGAACGCTGACGCCGACGTGCACATCAACATCTCCGAGCAGGCGACGTACCAGGCGGTCTACCGCTTCGAGGGCGAGGAGCTACGTCTGTACCGGAACGACGGCCTCGGCAGCGAGAACCCCCTGTACGTCGAAGCGGTCCGGTATCGCTACCCGAACGGAAGCGTCATCAACGGGACGACGCTCGTCGCGCGCGGCGGCACCATCGAGGAACGCAGGGACGCCGTCGTCGTCACGCCGCCGGCGGACGCGCCGAGCGACGAAGCCGGACAGCTGGCGTTCACCGGACAGAGCTCGCCGAAACAGTTCTCGCTCCCGACGTTCGTGAAAGGGTCGTACGAGATTGTCCTCCCGGAGGACCGCCGTCTCGACGTCCCCATCCTGAGCGGCACGACGCCAAACACCGACCGGCGGAGCGAGATTGACGGCCGCGTCCACCTCTACTGGGACGACGTGGAGCGCGACGTAATCTCGGTGCAGTACTACCTCCAGCGCGACCTGTACATCTTCGGCGGTATCGTCGGCATTTCGGCAATCGTCGCGCTCGTCGGCGGTCTCTACTACCGTCGCCAGATAGAGAAACTCCGACGGCAGCGCCAAGAACTCGGTCTCGACGTCGACGTCTCGGACGACTCCGACCGCGGCCCGCCGCCGGGAATGCGGTGA
- a CDS encoding DUF7123 family protein, with amino-acid sequence MTEYTDEEQRIIAYLRESVTRGERYFRAKNIAEAIGLSAKQVGSRLPRLAEKSEDVEIEKWGRARSTTWRVTRS; translated from the coding sequence ATGACCGAGTACACCGACGAGGAACAGCGGATTATCGCGTACCTCCGGGAGAGCGTCACTCGCGGTGAGCGGTACTTCCGGGCGAAGAACATCGCCGAAGCCATCGGTCTCTCGGCGAAGCAGGTCGGGTCACGACTGCCGCGGCTCGCCGAGAAGTCCGAAGACGTCGAAATCGAAAAGTGGGGCCGAGCGCGCTCGACGACGTGGCGTGTCACGCGCAGCTAA
- a CDS encoding tRNA (cytidine(56)-2'-O)-methyltransferase: protein MQGESEVVVLRLGHRPGRDDRMTTHIGLTARALGADRALLVGDANQSEATVTDITSRFGGPFEVEVVDSYRDIIRDWEGTVVHLTMYGERVQDVEEDVKAAHGEGPLLVIVGAEKVPFEVYDYADYNVGVTSQPHSEVAALAVFLDRLFEGRELDRKWEDADREVVPMETGKRVEEVE, encoded by the coding sequence ATGCAAGGCGAATCCGAGGTCGTCGTCCTGCGTCTCGGCCACCGACCGGGCCGGGACGACCGGATGACGACGCACATCGGGTTGACGGCGCGGGCGCTCGGCGCGGACCGCGCGCTCCTCGTCGGCGACGCGAACCAGTCCGAAGCGACGGTGACCGACATCACGAGTCGCTTCGGCGGTCCGTTCGAGGTCGAGGTCGTCGACTCCTACCGCGATATCATCCGCGACTGGGAGGGGACGGTCGTCCACCTGACGATGTACGGCGAGCGCGTCCAGGACGTGGAAGAAGACGTGAAAGCGGCGCACGGCGAGGGGCCGCTTCTTGTCATCGTCGGCGCGGAGAAGGTGCCGTTCGAGGTGTACGACTACGCCGACTACAACGTCGGGGTGACGAGCCAACCGCACTCGGAGGTGGCAGCGCTGGCGGTGTTCCTCGACCGACTGTTCGAGGGCCGAGAACTCGACCGGAAGTGGGAGGACGCCGACAGGGAGGTCGTGCCGATGGAGACGGGCAAGCGCGTCGAGGAAGTGGAGTGA
- a CDS encoding CoxG family protein — MTVRVTRTFEFDRPPEDVWAFIADPEKRAGAISVVEEYEVDPTDDRKATWRVALPIPVIRSTVPVETEDVARDPPRYVKFVGRSHALRVTGEHTIKETEDGCRLVNEFVVDGSLPGVERFFKRNLDRELDNLERALRREMAEVER; from the coding sequence ATGACTGTCCGGGTTACGCGGACCTTCGAGTTCGATCGGCCCCCTGAAGACGTGTGGGCGTTCATCGCCGACCCAGAGAAACGAGCGGGCGCGATAAGCGTCGTTGAGGAGTACGAGGTCGACCCGACCGACGACCGGAAGGCGACGTGGCGCGTCGCGCTCCCCATCCCCGTCATTAGGTCGACGGTCCCCGTCGAAACGGAGGACGTCGCGCGCGACCCGCCGCGGTACGTGAAGTTCGTCGGCCGCTCGCACGCGCTCCGCGTCACCGGCGAACACACCATCAAAGAGACCGAAGACGGCTGTCGCCTCGTCAACGAGTTCGTCGTCGACGGCAGTCTGCCGGGCGTCGAGCGCTTCTTCAAACGGAACCTCGATCGCGAACTGGACAACTTAGAGCGCGCGCTTCGTCGCGAGATGGCCGAGGTGGAGCGCTGA
- a CDS encoding HalOD1 output domain-containing protein: protein MVDRATPLPEGAVNVASWDESTPPSTAAAVAVAEAQGVDPCEMQQLYRFVDPDALDALFVRQSAASVAFGLSGYEVLITSDGTVVVFDQTSESTR, encoded by the coding sequence ATGGTTGACCGAGCGACGCCACTACCGGAGGGTGCGGTGAACGTCGCGTCGTGGGACGAGTCGACGCCGCCGAGCACCGCCGCTGCGGTGGCCGTCGCGGAGGCCCAGGGCGTCGACCCCTGCGAGATGCAGCAACTGTATCGGTTCGTCGACCCCGACGCGCTCGACGCGCTGTTCGTCAGACAGTCGGCGGCGTCGGTCGCGTTCGGACTCTCCGGCTACGAAGTGCTGATCACCAGCGACGGTACCGTGGTCGTCTTCGACCAGACGTCCGAATCGACCCGCTGA
- a CDS encoding competence/damage-inducible protein A, whose protein sequence is MRTAIVSVGDELLVGDTVNTNAAWLGERLAARGTTVERVTTVPDRLADIAQVVNESLAAYDAVVVTGGLGPTHDDVTMEGVAAAVGKPLKPHAEASAWLAERGGYAADDGDSRTVELPPGARFLPNDEGVAPGAVVESVYVLPGVPAEMKAMFERVEDEFSGTETHVERVLVDEPESALADRLLELQRRFGVAVGSHPGDGVRVKISAADPETAKEAAEWLRGCADVVGP, encoded by the coding sequence ATGCGAACCGCAATCGTCAGCGTCGGCGACGAACTGCTCGTCGGCGACACGGTGAACACGAACGCGGCGTGGCTCGGCGAACGGCTCGCCGCGCGAGGCACGACGGTCGAACGCGTGACGACGGTCCCCGACCGACTCGCCGACATCGCGCAGGTCGTCAACGAGTCGCTGGCGGCGTACGACGCGGTGGTCGTCACCGGCGGACTCGGACCGACGCACGACGACGTTACGATGGAGGGCGTCGCGGCGGCGGTCGGTAAACCGTTGAAACCGCACGCAGAGGCGTCGGCGTGGCTGGCCGAACGCGGCGGCTACGCCGCCGACGACGGCGACTCGCGAACAGTCGAACTCCCCCCCGGAGCGCGTTTCCTCCCGAACGACGAGGGCGTCGCTCCGGGGGCCGTCGTCGAGTCGGTGTACGTTCTCCCCGGGGTGCCCGCCGAGATGAAAGCGATGTTCGAGCGCGTCGAAGACGAGTTTTCGGGAACCGAGACGCATGTCGAGCGCGTTCTCGTCGACGAGCCCGAGAGCGCGCTCGCCGACAGGCTACTGGAACTCCAGCGGCGCTTCGGCGTCGCCGTCGGCAGCCATCCGGGTGACGGCGTCCGCGTGAAAATCAGTGCCGCCGACCCGGAGACGGCGAAGGAGGCGGCCGAGTGGCTCCGCGGGTGCGCCGACGTCGTCGGTCCGTAA
- a CDS encoding transcription factor: MAFEDLLGNPVIQKYLHELVGPTGMPVAAAPPDGEVTDEELAEELGLELNDVRRALFILYENDLATYRRVRDEDSGWLTYLWTFEYDNIPENLEEEMYRLLDALEERQEYERTHEFYLCEVCSIRFEFGEAMDFGFECPECGSPLESMENNRLVESMDRRVDELREELNVDVTS; the protein is encoded by the coding sequence ATGGCTTTTGAGGACCTGCTGGGAAACCCTGTCATTCAGAAGTACCTCCACGAGTTGGTCGGGCCGACGGGGATGCCCGTCGCCGCCGCGCCGCCGGACGGCGAGGTCACCGATGAGGAACTCGCGGAGGAACTTGGTCTCGAACTCAACGACGTTCGCCGGGCGCTGTTCATCCTCTACGAGAACGACCTCGCGACGTACCGCCGCGTCCGCGACGAGGACTCCGGATGGCTCACCTACCTCTGGACGTTCGAGTACGACAACATCCCCGAGAACCTCGAAGAGGAGATGTACCGCCTGCTCGACGCGCTCGAAGAGCGCCAAGAGTACGAACGAACCCACGAGTTCTACCTCTGTGAGGTCTGCTCGATTCGCTTCGAGTTCGGCGAGGCGATGGATTTCGGGTTCGAGTGCCCCGAGTGCGGGTCGCCCCTCGAATCGATGGAGAACAACCGCCTCGTCGAATCGATGGACCGACGAGTCGACGAACTCCGCGAGGAGTTGAACGTCGACGTGACTAGCTGA
- a CDS encoding phosphate signaling complex PhoU family protein, protein METRKVQRLGPSTLAMTLPAEWAKEHGVNKGDEVSIRMGGKGTLTVLPESASTEDSEAVIHADNLDADGLERAIVAQYVLGRRVIHVEKSEGALSSEHINAVYKAETQLMGLGVIEETPERIAIRCSVDPEDFTLDNLLERLENTGSTMRGEAVKALAHGNPDLAERALNRERQANKIFVLLLRLIFTAYQNPNLCRAVGLESGFPLIGYRSVAKNLELTADNAEDIAEIVLNTEGHTIDVDSATMRRIREFTDQIDDITAKAVQSVVDRDYDLTIEVREQFRELTDREQDILSEIPEVSNEELLRIREVLVSLQQTAQYAMRNAEIAANLSLNEKSDHVTIS, encoded by the coding sequence ATGGAGACGCGGAAAGTCCAGCGACTCGGCCCCTCGACGCTGGCGATGACGCTCCCGGCGGAGTGGGCGAAAGAACACGGCGTGAACAAAGGCGACGAGGTGTCGATTCGGATGGGCGGTAAAGGGACGCTCACCGTCCTCCCCGAATCAGCGTCGACGGAGGATTCGGAGGCGGTTATCCACGCCGACAACCTCGACGCGGACGGTCTCGAACGCGCCATCGTCGCCCAGTACGTGCTCGGGCGGCGCGTGATTCACGTCGAGAAGTCGGAGGGCGCGCTCAGTAGCGAGCACATCAACGCCGTCTACAAAGCCGAGACGCAGTTGATGGGTCTCGGGGTCATCGAGGAGACGCCCGAGCGCATCGCCATCCGGTGTTCGGTCGACCCAGAGGACTTCACCCTCGACAACCTGCTCGAACGCCTCGAAAACACCGGCAGCACGATGCGCGGCGAAGCGGTTAAAGCGCTGGCGCACGGCAATCCCGACCTCGCAGAGCGGGCGCTCAATCGCGAGCGACAGGCGAACAAGATTTTCGTCCTCCTGCTTCGCCTCATCTTCACGGCCTACCAGAACCCGAACCTCTGTCGCGCCGTCGGCCTCGAATCCGGCTTCCCGCTCATCGGCTACCGCTCGGTTGCGAAGAACCTCGAACTCACCGCCGACAACGCTGAGGACATCGCCGAAATCGTCCTGAACACGGAGGGCCACACCATCGACGTCGACTCGGCGACGATGCGGCGCATCCGCGAGTTCACGGACCAGATAGACGACATCACGGCGAAGGCTGTCCAGTCGGTCGTCGATCGCGACTACGACCTCACCATCGAGGTCAGAGAGCAGTTCCGCGAACTCACCGACCGCGAACAGGACATCCTCTCGGAGATTCCGGAGGTCTCGAACGAGGAACTGCTGCGCATCCGCGAAGTGCTCGTCAGCCTCCAGCAGACGGCGCAGTACGCGATGCGAAACGCCGAAATAGCGGCGAATCTCTCGCTCAACGAGAAGTCCGACCACGTCACCATCTCCTGA
- a CDS encoding nitrilase-related carbon-nitrogen hydrolase — translation MRLTLAQLEQDAGSVDTALDDAESAVEAAAADGADLVALPELFAVGYFAFESYARVAEGLDGPTFGRLRDIAADNDVGLLAGSHVEDLGASADAGYDVPDDTGLANTTTFFDRDGALQTTYRKHHLFGYESAESRLLTAGEQLEPVEFDGFTVGTCTCYDLRFPELTRRLVDSGVTLLLVPSAWPYPRVEHWQTLTRARAIENLWYLGAINGVGTFESATLLGRSAVYDPWGNPLAGTGDDPAHVTADLDPDEVTRVREEFPALADRR, via the coding sequence ATGCGCCTCACCCTCGCCCAACTGGAGCAGGACGCCGGAAGCGTGGACACGGCGCTCGACGACGCCGAATCCGCCGTCGAAGCCGCGGCGGCGGACGGTGCGGACCTCGTCGCGCTCCCCGAACTGTTCGCCGTCGGCTACTTCGCGTTCGAGTCGTACGCGCGAGTGGCCGAAGGACTCGACGGGCCGACGTTCGGCCGCCTCCGCGACATCGCCGCCGACAACGACGTGGGACTGTTGGCCGGTAGCCACGTCGAGGACCTCGGAGCGAGCGCCGACGCGGGCTACGATGTCCCGGACGACACCGGACTGGCGAACACGACGACGTTCTTCGACCGCGACGGCGCGCTCCAGACGACGTACCGGAAACACCACCTGTTCGGCTACGAGTCCGCCGAATCCCGCCTGCTCACGGCGGGAGAGCAACTCGAACCGGTCGAGTTCGACGGCTTCACCGTCGGCACCTGCACCTGTTACGACCTCCGCTTTCCCGAACTGACTCGCAGACTCGTCGACTCGGGCGTCACGCTACTTCTGGTACCGAGCGCGTGGCCCTACCCCCGCGTGGAGCACTGGCAGACGCTGACGAGGGCGCGAGCCATCGAGAACCTCTGGTATCTCGGCGCGATAAACGGCGTCGGGACTTTCGAGTCGGCGACGCTGCTCGGCCGCTCGGCCGTCTACGACCCGTGGGGGAATCCGCTAGCCGGCACGGGCGACGATCCGGCGCACGTCACTGCTGACCTCGACCCCGACGAGGTGACGCGGGTCCGCGAGGAGTTTCCCGCACTCGCCGACCGGCGGTAA
- a CDS encoding ATP-NAD kinase family protein, whose amino-acid sequence MRIGVVVNPIAGMGGRVGLKGTDGKVAEARARGAEARAPARARRALTELADRIHDAELVVYGGEMGEDAARDAGFDPEVVGAPEGPETTADDTRRAVEAFVAAGVDLVLFVGGDGTAADVAEALAELESRTPMLGVPAGVKVYSSVFAVSPEDAAGIVASFERTERREVMDIDEDDYREGKVHPELRAVATVPVADDLQSSKQLGGGTVEALAEGVAADVESSVTYVLGPGSTVGAVKGALGFEGSAIGVDVWRDGEVIVRDGSESEILDALCEENVIVVSPIGGQGFVFGRGNPQLSPAVIGRCSVEIVASRSKLDDISVLRVDTDNPELDEQLRGWTKVRVGRFERRMMKVV is encoded by the coding sequence ATGCGAATCGGCGTCGTCGTCAACCCTATCGCTGGGATGGGCGGACGAGTCGGACTGAAAGGGACGGACGGAAAGGTCGCCGAAGCGCGCGCCCGGGGGGCTGAGGCGCGCGCGCCCGCCCGAGCGAGGCGCGCACTGACCGAACTGGCCGATCGGATCCACGACGCGGAACTCGTCGTCTACGGCGGCGAGATGGGCGAAGATGCCGCCCGCGACGCCGGGTTCGACCCCGAAGTCGTCGGTGCGCCGGAGGGGCCAGAAACGACAGCCGACGATACTCGGCGCGCCGTTGAGGCGTTCGTCGCCGCCGGCGTCGACCTCGTCCTCTTCGTCGGCGGCGACGGCACCGCTGCCGACGTCGCCGAGGCGCTCGCGGAGTTGGAGAGTCGAACGCCGATGCTCGGCGTCCCCGCGGGCGTGAAGGTGTACTCGTCGGTGTTCGCCGTCTCGCCGGAGGACGCCGCCGGTATCGTCGCCTCCTTCGAGCGCACCGAGCGCCGCGAGGTTATGGACATCGACGAGGACGACTACCGCGAGGGCAAAGTACACCCCGAACTCCGAGCCGTCGCCACGGTCCCAGTCGCCGACGACCTCCAATCCTCGAAGCAGTTGGGCGGCGGCACCGTCGAGGCGCTCGCCGAGGGCGTCGCCGCCGACGTGGAATCGAGCGTCACCTACGTGCTCGGTCCCGGTTCCACCGTCGGCGCGGTGAAGGGAGCCCTGGGGTTCGAGGGGTCGGCCATCGGCGTCGACGTGTGGCGAGATGGTGAGGTAATCGTCCGCGACGGCAGCGAGTCGGAGATTCTCGACGCACTTTGCGAGGAGAACGTCATCGTCGTCTCGCCCATCGGCGGACAGGGGTTCGTCTTCGGCCGCGGCAACCCGCAGCTATCGCCCGCGGTCATCGGGCGGTGTTCGGTCGAAATCGTTGCCTCCCGCTCGAAACTCGACGATATCTCCGTCCTCCGCGTCGACACCGACAACCCCGAACTCGACGAACAACTGCGCGGGTGGACGAAAGTCCGCGTCGGCCGGTTCGAGCGCCGGATGATGAAGGTGGTCTGA
- a CDS encoding DUF2110 family protein, translated as MVVLATKCYVEGDARERTLDSLRSLVENEIGSLDMEFTVGVRHDEFVAVTVEGDDETVARNALREEWGEIPTHLDAGETYIGTLESWDDDGFVLDAGEEIRIPTDEIGLGRGSPAQIRERFGLVQHQRLTFVYGGDDDPSRIADETRDQLYDWRRGAGRVNVNSATRGEVRATVNRAGHANDIITVERLGLLEQSIICAEGTDPPGLLASIGSYLPSELRCVIP; from the coding sequence ATGGTCGTTCTCGCAACCAAATGTTACGTCGAGGGCGACGCCCGCGAGCGAACGCTCGACAGCCTCCGGTCGCTCGTCGAAAACGAAATCGGCTCGCTTGACATGGAGTTCACCGTCGGCGTCCGCCACGACGAGTTCGTCGCGGTCACCGTCGAGGGCGACGACGAGACGGTCGCCCGCAACGCGCTCCGTGAGGAGTGGGGCGAAATCCCGACGCATCTCGACGCGGGTGAAACGTACATCGGAACGCTCGAATCGTGGGACGATGACGGCTTCGTCCTCGACGCGGGCGAGGAGATTCGCATCCCGACCGACGAGATCGGTCTCGGACGAGGGAGCCCCGCCCAGATACGCGAACGGTTCGGACTCGTCCAGCACCAGCGCCTCACTTTCGTCTACGGCGGCGACGACGATCCGTCGCGCATTGCCGACGAGACGCGCGACCAGTTGTACGACTGGCGACGTGGCGCGGGGCGCGTCAACGTCAACAGCGCCACCCGCGGCGAGGTCCGCGCGACGGTGAACCGCGCTGGGCACGCCAACGACATCATCACCGTCGAGCGACTCGGCCTCCTCGAACAGAGCATCATCTGCGCGGAGGGTACCGACCCGCCGGGGCTTCTGGCCAGTATCGGGTCGTACCTCCCGTCGGAGCTCCGCTGCGTCATCCCATGA
- a CDS encoding DUF7528 family protein, with translation MSRADAAKLQDTIGNALTEKREFFRTAGEYRDDGSYVVSRRGADSAGNAKVFESFEALRRLYDRLPREFTAEDVGRTGITGSRRHMLIRHFGEHPAFDCRIVHRNPLTAEQTETDAADAPVDDAPTEMDATAD, from the coding sequence CTGTCGAGAGCCGACGCCGCGAAACTGCAAGACACCATCGGGAACGCGCTGACCGAGAAGCGCGAGTTCTTCCGCACTGCGGGCGAGTACCGCGACGACGGCAGTTACGTCGTCTCGCGTCGCGGCGCGGACTCCGCGGGCAACGCGAAAGTGTTCGAGAGCTTCGAGGCGCTGCGCCGGCTGTACGACCGCCTGCCCCGCGAGTTCACCGCTGAGGACGTGGGCAGGACCGGTATCACCGGGTCGCGCCGCCACATGCTGATTCGGCACTTCGGCGAACATCCGGCGTTCGACTGTCGAATCGTCCACAGAAATCCGCTGACCGCCGAGCAGACCGAGACCGACGCCGCAGACGCCCCTGTCGACGACGCACCGACAGAGATGGACGCGACGGCCGACTGA
- a CDS encoding NAD-dependent epimerase/dehydratase family protein: MDLVDKRVVVTGGAGLVGSHLAARLSAENDVVVADDLSKGTESRVPDSVEFVRADMREPSDVAEVITEDVEIVFHLAAYTDTNYEDPRKLFEENTEMTYNVLERMDDVGVDSVAFTSSSTIYGEAPRPTPEDYAPIEPISAYGASKLADEALMSTYAHSHGFTAWVFRFANIVGPKQRGNVIPDFIEKLLDDPETLTILGDGRQEKSYLYVDDCVDAICHVVENANQSMNTYNLGTRTTTSVNRIADIVADVMGLDPDYEYTGGERGWKGDVPKMRLSIEKLSALGWEPPTASDEAVERAAGELYEELRAERES, from the coding sequence ATGGACCTCGTAGACAAACGAGTCGTCGTCACCGGCGGGGCGGGTCTTGTCGGGTCGCACTTGGCCGCTAGACTGTCGGCCGAGAACGATGTAGTCGTCGCCGACGACCTCTCGAAAGGAACCGAGTCGCGCGTCCCCGACAGCGTCGAGTTCGTCCGCGCGGATATGCGCGAACCGTCCGATGTGGCCGAGGTAATCACCGAAGACGTGGAGATCGTCTTCCACCTCGCGGCGTACACCGACACGAACTACGAGGACCCCCGAAAGCTGTTCGAGGAGAACACCGAGATGACGTACAACGTCCTCGAACGGATGGACGACGTCGGCGTCGACAGCGTCGCGTTCACGTCTTCGTCGACTATCTACGGCGAGGCCCCGCGACCGACGCCCGAGGATTACGCGCCCATCGAACCCATCAGCGCATACGGTGCGAGCAAACTGGCCGACGAGGCGCTGATGTCGACGTACGCGCATTCGCACGGCTTCACCGCGTGGGTGTTCCGCTTCGCCAACATCGTCGGCCCGAAGCAGCGCGGCAACGTCATCCCGGACTTCATCGAGAAACTGCTCGACGATCCCGAGACGCTCACCATCCTCGGCGACGGCCGCCAGGAAAAGTCCTATCTGTACGTCGACGACTGCGTCGACGCCATCTGCCACGTCGTCGAGAACGCCAATCAGTCGATGAACACCTACAATCTGGGAACACGGACGACCACCTCGGTGAACCGCATCGCCGACATTGTCGCCGACGTGATGGGCCTCGACCCCGACTACGAGTACACCGGCGGCGAGCGCGGCTGGAAAGGCGACGTGCCGAAGATGCGACTCTCCATCGAGAAGCTCTCGGCGCTCGGGTGGGAACCGCCGACGGCCAGCGATGAGGCGGTCGAACGCGCTGCGGGCGAACTGTACGAGGAGCTCCGCGCCGAGCGCGAGTCGTAA
- a CDS encoding LEA type 2 family protein encodes MDLSGLRALALGSRLRVAATAIVALAVVVVGAVALGVVGTPSVVDIDNRFAGVNNETTTIETNMTVNNPNPIGVHIADLTVDYQVSMNDVRMAGGSREGIRVDRGNTTLDFRTQMRNEKIPAWWASHIENDERTTLRIDADAHWSTVNRTFDAPTVEREIETDLISSFNSSETRPVDANQPVVSDPVAYINQTNATWGNVNESQTPLDLTFVTYNPKSYPVAVTEVGYTITMNDVQVGEGSTDREYVMQPKRTQAIETRAFIDNSRLDEWWVTHLQRNEVTELRIDFYAVIRVTSGTTVRVPLDAITYTETIETDMFDNKPDGESATDSSATDDSTGGGNSTRTADGTATATTTAGADTAAPSGTSTATETPGGNETTDGGGLLSETGLFS; translated from the coding sequence ATGGATCTGAGCGGGCTTCGGGCGCTAGCGCTAGGGAGTCGCCTCCGCGTCGCGGCGACGGCGATAGTGGCACTCGCCGTCGTCGTTGTCGGGGCCGTCGCGCTCGGTGTCGTCGGGACGCCGAGCGTCGTCGACATCGACAACCGGTTCGCGGGCGTCAACAACGAGACGACGACCATCGAGACGAACATGACGGTGAACAATCCGAACCCGATCGGCGTCCACATCGCCGACCTCACCGTCGACTACCAGGTGTCGATGAACGACGTTCGGATGGCCGGCGGGAGTCGCGAGGGCATCCGAGTCGACCGCGGCAACACGACGCTCGATTTCCGGACGCAGATGCGAAACGAGAAGATCCCCGCGTGGTGGGCGAGTCACATCGAGAACGACGAACGGACCACCCTTCGCATCGACGCGGACGCCCACTGGTCGACGGTCAACCGAACGTTCGACGCGCCGACCGTCGAACGCGAGATAGAGACCGATCTCATCTCCTCGTTCAACTCCTCGGAGACGCGGCCGGTCGACGCAAACCAGCCGGTCGTCTCGGACCCCGTCGCCTACATCAACCAGACGAACGCGACGTGGGGCAACGTGAACGAGTCGCAGACGCCGCTCGACCTCACGTTCGTCACGTATAATCCGAAATCGTACCCCGTCGCCGTAACGGAGGTCGGCTACACGATCACGATGAACGACGTGCAGGTCGGCGAAGGATCGACCGACCGTGAGTATGTCATGCAACCGAAGCGGACGCAGGCCATCGAGACCAGAGCGTTCATCGACAACAGTCGACTCGACGAGTGGTGGGTAACCCACCTCCAGCGAAACGAGGTCACCGAACTGCGAATCGACTTTTACGCGGTCATCCGGGTGACCAGCGGGACGACCGTCAGGGTGCCGCTGGACGCGATTACCTACACCGAGACCATCGAGACCGACATGTTCGACAACAAGCCGGACGGCGAGAGCGCGACCGACTCCTCGGCCACCGACGACTCGACCGGCGGCGGGAACTCGACCCGGACCGCCGACGGGACGGCGACGGCTACGACGACAGCCGGCGCGGACACTGCGGCCCCGAGCGGCACGTCCACTGCGACGGAGACGCCCGGCGGAAACGAAACGACGGACGGCGGCGGATTGTTGTCGGAAACCGGACTGTTCTCGTAG
- a CDS encoding DUF7525 family protein has product MVTQTSQTDMGIGIAMVFSVLTLVSAAVMLGGPGQLTKAWGFAGAMVAASLAVVAVQVYAD; this is encoded by the coding sequence ATGGTAACGCAGACGTCTCAGACCGACATGGGCATCGGTATCGCGATGGTGTTTTCCGTGCTCACACTCGTCAGTGCGGCGGTGATGCTCGGCGGACCCGGACAGTTGACGAAAGCGTGGGGCTTCGCCGGCGCGATGGTCGCCGCGTCGCTGGCCGTCGTCGCCGTGCAGGTGTACGCAGACTGA